One genomic window of Mus pahari chromosome 23, PAHARI_EIJ_v1.1, whole genome shotgun sequence includes the following:
- the Rbak gene encoding RB-associated KRAB zinc finger protein isoform X2, whose translation MIIKLEQGEEPWTVEGDRHVQRHLEIRKVYDPREGTEENDEKHLQCIDGPHCWRAEQGAASDEACTLGPALASPSSGAHSCVSCGETLESVSELISSDGSYALEKPGGMCFECGKAYGENLEDLHQDEGNSSQHDENILQKVSILEKPFAYECMEALDSESVFMAHERASMGEKPYDWDDSGPDFIQISDFSPYPRSQMELKPFECPQCGKCFCKKSKFIIHQRAHTGEKPYACSVCGKSFSQKGTLTVHRRSHLEEKPYKCTECGKTFCQKLHLTQHQRTHSGEKPYECSECGKTFCQKTHLTLHQRNHSGERPYPCNECGKSFSRKSALNDHQRTHTGEKLYTCNECGKSYYRKSTLITHQRTHTGEKPYQCSECGKFFSRVSYLTIHYRSHLEEKPYECTECGKTFNLNSAFIRHRKVHAEERVQECGECGKPSPLQCTPDHTGDLGEKRYECNECGKIFLDNSAFHRHQSVPEGEKTYECNICGKSFSDLSCYTVHYRGHSEEKPFGCSECGKTFSHNSSLFRHQRVHTGEKPYQCSECGKFFSQKSYLTIHHRIHSGEKPYECSKCGKVFSRMSNLTVHYRSHSGEKPYECNECGKVFSQKSYLTVHHRTHSGEKPYECNECGKKFHHRSAFNSHQRIHKRGAGSVLAVENL comes from the exons ATGATTATTAAGTTGGAGCAGGGAGAAGAACCCTGGACAGTGGAAGGTGACCGCCATGTTCAGAGGCATTTGG AAATCAGGAAAGTTTATGACCCCAGAGAAGGAACCGAGGAAAATGACGAGAAGCATCTGCAGTGCATTGATGGCCCCCACTGCTGGAGAGCTGAGCAGGGGGCCGCCTCTGATGAAGCCTGCACCCTCGGACCAGCCCTCGCTTCCCCCAGCTCAGGTGCTCACAGCTGTGTCTCCTGCGGGGAGACCCTGGAGTCTGTTTCAGAACTGATTAGCAGTGACGGAAGCTACGCCCTGGAGAAGCCCGGCGGCATGTGTTTTGAGTGTGGGAAAGCATATGGAGAAAACCTTGAAGACTTGCACCAAGATGAGGGTAACTCCTCACAACACGATGAAAATATTTTGCAGAAAGTCAGCATTTTGGAGAAACCCTTTGCTTATGAGTGCATGGAAGCCTTAGACAGTGAAAGTGTTTTCATGGCTCATGAGAGAGCTTCTATGGGGGAGAAGCCCTATGACTGGGATGATTCTGGACCAGACTTCATCCAGATATCGGACTTCAGTCCATATCCGAGATCACAAATGGAACTGAAGCCCTTCGAATGTCCACAGTGTGGGAAGTGCTTCTGTAAGAAGTCCAAGTTCATCATCCATCAGAGagctcacacaggagagaaaccatatgCTTGTAGTGTGTGTGGCAAGTCCTTTAGTCAAAAGGGAACCCTCACTGTACATCGGAGGTCACACTTAGAGGAGAAGCCCTATAAGTGTACCGAGTGTGGAAAAACCTTCTGTCAGAAGTTACACCTCACACAGCACCAGAGAACTCACtcaggagagaagccctatgaATGTAGCGAGTGCGGGAAGACCTTCTGCCAGAAGACACACCTCACTCTGCACCAGAGGAACCACTCGGGGGAGAGGCCCTACCCATGTAACGAATGCGGGAAATCCTTCTCCCGCAAGTCTGCCCTCAACGACCATCAGaggacacacacaggagagaagctctATACGTGTAATGAGTGTGGGAAATCCTACTACCGGAAGTCCACCCTCATTACAcaccagagaacacacacagggGAGAAGCCCTATCAGTGTAGTGAGTGTGGGAAATTCTTCTCTCGGGTGTCGTACCTCACCATACACTATCGGAGCCATTTAGAAGAGAAACCTTACGAGTGTACAGAGTGTGGGAAAACCTTCAATCTAAACTCTGCTTTCATTAGGCACCGGAAGGTCCATGCAGAAGAGAGAGTCCAGGAGTGTGGTGAGTGTGGGAAGCCATCCCCGCTGCAGTGTACCCCTGATCACACAGGCGACCTAGGAGAGAAGCGCTATGAGTGTAACGAGTGTGGAAAGATCTTCCTTGACAACTCGGCCTTCCATAGGCACCAGTCTGTCCCCGAAGGAGAGAAAACTTACGAGTGTAATATATGTGGGAAGTCCTTCTCCGATTTGTCATGCTACACTGTGCATTACAGAGGTCATTCCGAAGAGAAACCCTTCGGGTGCAGCGAATGTGGGAAAACCTTCTCGCATAACTCGTCCCTCTTTAGACATCAAAGGGTACACACGGGCGAGAAGCCATACCAGTGTTCCGAATGTGGAAAGTTCTTCTCTCAGAAGTCGTACCTCACTATCCATCATCGGATCCATTCAGGAGAGAAGCCCTACGAGTGTAGCAAGTGTGGGAAAGTGTTCTCTCGGATGTCAAACCTCACAGTGCACTACCGAAGCCATTCAGGAGAGAAGCCGTACGAGTGCAACGAGTGTGGGAAAGTCTTCTCCCAGAAGTCGTACCTCACTGTGCATCACCGGACTCAttcaggagagaaaccttatgaatgtaacgAATGTGGGAAAAAATTCCACCACAGATCAGCCTTCAATAGCCACCAGAGAATTCATAAAAGAGGCGCTGGAAGTGTGCTCGCTGTGGAAAATctctga
- the Rbak gene encoding RB-associated KRAB zinc finger protein isoform X1, which yields MSRSKGPLSFKDVAVAFSQEEWQQLDPEERTTYRDVMLETYSNLVSVGYDVTKPNMIIKLEQGEEPWTVEGDRHVQRHLEIRKVYDPREGTEENDEKHLQCIDGPHCWRAEQGAASDEACTLGPALASPSSGAHSCVSCGETLESVSELISSDGSYALEKPGGMCFECGKAYGENLEDLHQDEGNSSQHDENILQKVSILEKPFAYECMEALDSESVFMAHERASMGEKPYDWDDSGPDFIQISDFSPYPRSQMELKPFECPQCGKCFCKKSKFIIHQRAHTGEKPYACSVCGKSFSQKGTLTVHRRSHLEEKPYKCTECGKTFCQKLHLTQHQRTHSGEKPYECSECGKTFCQKTHLTLHQRNHSGERPYPCNECGKSFSRKSALNDHQRTHTGEKLYTCNECGKSYYRKSTLITHQRTHTGEKPYQCSECGKFFSRVSYLTIHYRSHLEEKPYECTECGKTFNLNSAFIRHRKVHAEERVQECGECGKPSPLQCTPDHTGDLGEKRYECNECGKIFLDNSAFHRHQSVPEGEKTYECNICGKSFSDLSCYTVHYRGHSEEKPFGCSECGKTFSHNSSLFRHQRVHTGEKPYQCSECGKFFSQKSYLTIHHRIHSGEKPYECSKCGKVFSRMSNLTVHYRSHSGEKPYECNECGKVFSQKSYLTVHHRTHSGEKPYECNECGKKFHHRSAFNSHQRIHKRGAGSVLAVENL from the exons GGCCCACTGTCATTCAAGGATGTGGCTGTGGCCTTCTCCCAGGAGGAGTGGCAGCAGCTGGACCCCGAGGAGAGGACGACATACAGGGACgtgatgctggagacctacagCAACCTCGTCTCCGTGG GGTATGACGTCACCAAGCCAAACATGATTATTAAGTTGGAGCAGGGAGAAGAACCCTGGACAGTGGAAGGTGACCGCCATGTTCAGAGGCATTTGG AAATCAGGAAAGTTTATGACCCCAGAGAAGGAACCGAGGAAAATGACGAGAAGCATCTGCAGTGCATTGATGGCCCCCACTGCTGGAGAGCTGAGCAGGGGGCCGCCTCTGATGAAGCCTGCACCCTCGGACCAGCCCTCGCTTCCCCCAGCTCAGGTGCTCACAGCTGTGTCTCCTGCGGGGAGACCCTGGAGTCTGTTTCAGAACTGATTAGCAGTGACGGAAGCTACGCCCTGGAGAAGCCCGGCGGCATGTGTTTTGAGTGTGGGAAAGCATATGGAGAAAACCTTGAAGACTTGCACCAAGATGAGGGTAACTCCTCACAACACGATGAAAATATTTTGCAGAAAGTCAGCATTTTGGAGAAACCCTTTGCTTATGAGTGCATGGAAGCCTTAGACAGTGAAAGTGTTTTCATGGCTCATGAGAGAGCTTCTATGGGGGAGAAGCCCTATGACTGGGATGATTCTGGACCAGACTTCATCCAGATATCGGACTTCAGTCCATATCCGAGATCACAAATGGAACTGAAGCCCTTCGAATGTCCACAGTGTGGGAAGTGCTTCTGTAAGAAGTCCAAGTTCATCATCCATCAGAGagctcacacaggagagaaaccatatgCTTGTAGTGTGTGTGGCAAGTCCTTTAGTCAAAAGGGAACCCTCACTGTACATCGGAGGTCACACTTAGAGGAGAAGCCCTATAAGTGTACCGAGTGTGGAAAAACCTTCTGTCAGAAGTTACACCTCACACAGCACCAGAGAACTCACtcaggagagaagccctatgaATGTAGCGAGTGCGGGAAGACCTTCTGCCAGAAGACACACCTCACTCTGCACCAGAGGAACCACTCGGGGGAGAGGCCCTACCCATGTAACGAATGCGGGAAATCCTTCTCCCGCAAGTCTGCCCTCAACGACCATCAGaggacacacacaggagagaagctctATACGTGTAATGAGTGTGGGAAATCCTACTACCGGAAGTCCACCCTCATTACAcaccagagaacacacacagggGAGAAGCCCTATCAGTGTAGTGAGTGTGGGAAATTCTTCTCTCGGGTGTCGTACCTCACCATACACTATCGGAGCCATTTAGAAGAGAAACCTTACGAGTGTACAGAGTGTGGGAAAACCTTCAATCTAAACTCTGCTTTCATTAGGCACCGGAAGGTCCATGCAGAAGAGAGAGTCCAGGAGTGTGGTGAGTGTGGGAAGCCATCCCCGCTGCAGTGTACCCCTGATCACACAGGCGACCTAGGAGAGAAGCGCTATGAGTGTAACGAGTGTGGAAAGATCTTCCTTGACAACTCGGCCTTCCATAGGCACCAGTCTGTCCCCGAAGGAGAGAAAACTTACGAGTGTAATATATGTGGGAAGTCCTTCTCCGATTTGTCATGCTACACTGTGCATTACAGAGGTCATTCCGAAGAGAAACCCTTCGGGTGCAGCGAATGTGGGAAAACCTTCTCGCATAACTCGTCCCTCTTTAGACATCAAAGGGTACACACGGGCGAGAAGCCATACCAGTGTTCCGAATGTGGAAAGTTCTTCTCTCAGAAGTCGTACCTCACTATCCATCATCGGATCCATTCAGGAGAGAAGCCCTACGAGTGTAGCAAGTGTGGGAAAGTGTTCTCTCGGATGTCAAACCTCACAGTGCACTACCGAAGCCATTCAGGAGAGAAGCCGTACGAGTGCAACGAGTGTGGGAAAGTCTTCTCCCAGAAGTCGTACCTCACTGTGCATCACCGGACTCAttcaggagagaaaccttatgaatgtaacgAATGTGGGAAAAAATTCCACCACAGATCAGCCTTCAATAGCCACCAGAGAATTCATAAAAGAGGCGCTGGAAGTGTGCTCGCTGTGGAAAATctctga